One stretch of Cheilinus undulatus linkage group 5, ASM1832078v1, whole genome shotgun sequence DNA includes these proteins:
- the LOC121509366 gene encoding UDP-glucuronosyltransferase 2B33-like — protein sequence MKVLIEELHSRGHELTVIRSSDSWYIKPDSRHYESITVNTSAGFDEERFGSFVTTMIRMRREGASLWARLSLEYELMEQLYQIGKQSLRMMEDIFENAELMQSLCDAKYDLVLTDPALGGGVLLGHRLGLPLVLNVRWTIQGEGHYAIAPSPVSFVPVAGSELTDKMTFSQRVKNFLIYLFTCVQTWYITTPNYKPFVQRYFGKNLHYMELFQAADIWLMRNDFTFEFPRPTMPNIVYMSGFQCKPSKPLSKELEDFVQSSGEHGVIVMTLGTLVEKLPKDITEDIAAAFAQLPQKVIWRHKGQRPSTLGNNTLMLDWLPQNDLLGHPKTRVFVAHGGTNGIQEAIYHSVPLVGIPLILDQQDNLFRMKVRGVAKVLDIATVNKDNFLEAVKEVLYEPSYRERMRWLSNLQRDQPMKPLDRAMFWIEFVMRHKGAKHLRTESYKMSNIQYHSIDIVVLLIAIILLVSTLPLSAAGFMCRRVFCQSKVKKD from the coding sequence ATGAAAGTCCTTATCGAGGAGCTACACTCCAGAGGCCATGAACTCACAGTAATTCGATCTTCGGACAGCTGGTACATCAAGCCTGACTCTCGGCACTACGAGTCCATCACCGTGAACACTTCTGCTGGGTTCGATGAGGAGCGCTTCGGGTCGTTTGTAACCACGATGATCAGAATGAGGCGAGAGGGTGCGTCGCTGTGGGCTCGTCTGTCTCTGGAGTATGAGCTCATGGAACAGTTGTATCAGATTGGTAAGCAGAGTCTCAGAATGATGGAGGACATCTTTGAAAACGCAGAGCTGATGCAGAGCCTTTGTGACGCTAAATATGACTTGGTTTTGACGGACCCTGCTCTTGGTGGAGGGGTGCTTCTGGGTCACCGTTTGGGTCTTCCACTAGTCCTGAATGTTCGGTGGACTATCCAGGGTGAGGGGCATTATGCAATTGCACCGTCACCGGTCTCCTTTGTCCCGGTAGCAGGGTCAGAACTGACTGACAAGATGACCTTTTCCCAGCGGGTCAAGAACTTTTTGATTTATCTGTTCACCTGTGTTCAAACTTGGTACATCACAACACCGAACTACAAACCCTTCGTCCAACGCTACTTTGGTAAGAACCTCCATTACATGGAGCTGTTCCAGGCAGCAGACATCTGGCTGATGAGGAACGATTTTACCTTTGAGTTCCCACGACCCACAATGCCAAACATCGTCTACATGTCAGGATTCCAGTGCAAACCCTCCAAACCCCTGTCCAAAGAGCTGGAGGACTTTGTCCAGAGCTCTGGTGAGCACGGAGTCATCGTTATGACTTTAGGAACCCTGGTAGAAAAACTTCCCAAGGACATCACTGAGGATATCGCTGCTGCTTTTGCCCAGCTCCCTCAGAAGGTCATCTGGAGGCACAAAGGACAAAGACCATCCACCCTGGGCAACAACACCTTAATGCTGGACTGGCTGCCTCAAAATGATCTCCTGGGTCACCCAAAGACCAGAGTCTTTGTGGCCCATGGAGGCACCAATGGAATCCAGGAGGCCATCTACCACAGCGTGCCCCTCGTTGGAATACCGCTAATATTAGATCAGCAGGACAATTTATTTAGGATGAAGGTCAGAGGTGTGGCCAAAGTCCTGGACATTGCAACTGTGAATAAAGACAACTTCCTGGAGGCCGTGAAGGAGGTCCTCTATGAACCATCCTACAGGGAGAGGATGAGATGGTTGTCCAACCTGCAAAGGGATCAGCCAATGAAACCCCTAGACCGGGCCATGTTCTGGATTGAGTTTGTCATGAGACACAAGGGGGCCAAGCATCTGAGGACTGAGTCCTACAAGATGTCCAACATCCAGTACCACTCCATCGACATTGTAGTACTCCTCATAGCTATTATACTGTTGGTTtccactcttcctctctctgctgcgGGGTTTATGTGTCGGAGAGTTTTTTGTCAGAGTAAAGTCAAGAAGGACTGA
- the LOC121509365 gene encoding UDP-glucuronosyltransferase 2B31-like, with protein sequence MKVLVQELHSRGHEITLLRPSDSWYIASESPYYKSININSSAGFDEEKFGAFVTTMVRMRRNGASLWARLSLEYELVEWFYQMFKQSLHLTEHMFEDRELMRSLRDAKYDVVLTDPFLGAGVLLSHRLGLPLVLNVRWTIQGEGHYAIAPSPFSYVPVPGSELTDKMTFSQRVKNILFYAFMCFQIRYVTDPNYIPFVHKHFGKHVHYMELFQAADIWLMRNDFIFEFPRPTMPNIIYMSGFQCKPSKSLSKELEDFVQSSGEHGVIMMSLGTLVEDLPEDLNEDIAAAFAQLPQKVIWRHKGQRPSTLGNNTLMLDWLPQNDLLGHPKTKVFVSHGGTNGLQEAIYHGVPLVGLPLMFDQQENFSKMKARGVAKVLDIATLSKDNFLEALKEVLYEPSYREKMKTMSNLHKDQPIKPLDRAMFWIEFVMRHKGAKHLKTESYKLSAIQYHSIDVMAFLMAVKLLVLTLFITVLRILWQIVFCRTKVKKE encoded by the coding sequence ATGAAAGTCCTGGTCCAGGAGCTGCACTCCAGAGGCCATGAGATCACGTTGTTGAGACCGTCAGACAGCTGGTACATCGCGTCAGAGTCACCTTACTACAAATCCATCAATATCAACTCCTCCGCTGGGTTCGATGAGGAAAAGTTTGGGGCATTTGTAACCACGATGGTCCGCATGCGAAGGAACGGCGCTTCGCTGTGGGCTCGTTTATCTCTGGAGTATGAACTTGTAGAATGGTTCTACCAAATGTTTAAGCAAAGTCTCCATCTAACTGAACATATGTTTGAGGATAGGGAGCTGATGCGGAGCCTTCGTGATGCCAAATATGATGTGGTTTTGACAGACCCTTTCCTAGGTGCAGGGGTGCTTCTGAGTCATCGTTTGGGTCTTCCACTGGTCTTGAATGTCAGGTGGACAATCCAGGGTGAGGGCCATTATGCAATTGCACCATCACCATTCTCCTATGTTCCAGTGCCAGGATCTGAGCTGACCGACAAGATGACCTTTTCCCAGAGGGTCAAAAACATCCTGTTCTATGCCTTCATGTGTTTTCAGATTAGGTATGTCACTGATCCAAACTACATCCCCTTTGTCCACAAGCACTTTGGAAAGCATGTGCATTACATGGAGCTGTTCCAGGCAGCAGACATCTGGCTGATGAGGAACGACTTCATCTTTGAGTTCCCACGACCCACAATGCCAAACATCATCTACATGTCAGGATTCCAGTGCAAACCCTCCAAATCCCTGTCCAAAGAGCTGGAGGACTTTGTCCAGAGCTCTGGTGAACACGGTGTCATTATGATGTCTTTGGGAACCCTTGTGGAAGACCTTCCTGAGGACCTCAATGAAGACATTGCTGCTGCTTTTGCCCAACTCCCTCAGAAGGTCATCTGGAGGCACAAAGGACAAAGACCATCCACCCTGGGCAACAACACCTTAATGCTGGACTGGCTGCCTCAAAATGATCTCCTGGGTCACCCAAAGACCAAAGTTTTTGTGTCCCATGGAGGCACCAATGGGCTCCAGGAGGCCATCTACCATGGCGTGCCCCTCGTTGGGCTACCGCTCATGTTTGACCAACAGGAGAACTTCTCCAAGATGAAAGCCAGAGGTGTGGCCAAAGTCCTGGACATCGCTACTCTGAGCAAAGACAACTTCCTGGAGGCTCTGAAGGAGGTCCTCTATGAACCGTCCTACAGGGAGAAGATGAAGACAATGTCCAACCTGCACAAAGATCAGCCAATAAAACCCCTAGACCGGGCCATGTTCTGGATTGAGTTTGTCATGAGACACAAGGGGGCCAAGCATCTAAAGACAGAGTCCTACAAGCTGTCCGCCATCCAATACCACTCCATCGATGTGATGGCGTTTCTGATGGCGGTTAAACTTCTAGTATTGACTCTTTTTATCACTGTGTTAAGGATTCTGTGGCAGATTGTGTTTTGTAGAACCAAAGTCAAAAAGGAGTGA
- the LOC121509364 gene encoding UDP-glucuronosyltransferase 2A2-like isoform X2 produces the protein MYRLALVALAALLCTTNSVSGGNVLVFPLDGSHWINMKVIIEELHSRGHEITVMRPPDSWYIKPESPHYKSITLNSSGGFDEEQFGEFVATMIKMRREGASLWARLSLEYELVQQFYEMHRLLLIMVEELFENTEMMQSLQDAKYDLLLTDPGIGAGVLLGHRLGLPLVFNVRWTIQGEGHFAIAPSPLSYVPVPIGELTDKMTFSQRVKNVLIYLFSHLQIMYVTDPNYIPFVHKHFGKDVHYMELFQAADIWLMRNDFIFEFPRPTMPNVVYMSGFQCKPSKPLSKELEDFVQSSGEHGVIVMTLGTLVEKLPKDITEDIAAAFAQLPQKVIWRHKGQRPSTLGNNTLMLDWLPQNDLLGHPKTRVFVAHGGTNGIQEAIYHGVPLVGLPLMFDQQDNFSRMKARGVAKVLDIATVNKDNFLEAVKEVLYEPSYREKMKTMSNLQRDQPMKPLDRAMFWIEFVMRHKGAKHLRTESYKMSTIQYHSIDVMAFLLAVILILLTLVIAVVRFLWRRVFCRTKIKKE, from the exons ATGTACCGACTGGCCCTGGTGGCACTTGCAGCTCTGCTCTGCACTACAAACTCCgtcagtggaggtaatgtcctGGTGTTTCCTCTGGATGGAAGCCACTGGATCAATATGAAAGTCATCATCGAGGAGCTGCACTCCAGAGGCCATGAGATCACAGTGATGAGACCTCCAGACAGCTGGTACATCAAGCCGGAGTCGCCACACTACAAATCCATAACTCTTAATTCTTCTGGCGGATTTGATGAGGAGCAGTTCGGGGAGTTTGTAGCAACAATGATCAAGATGAGACGAGAGGGCGCATCGCTGTGGGCTCGTCTGTCTCTGGAGTATGAACTGGTGCAGCAGTTCTATGAGATGCACAGGCTTCTACTGATTATGGTGGAAGAATTATTTGAGAATACAGAGATGATGCAGAGCCTTCAGGATGCCAAATATGACTTGCTTCTGACAGACCCGGGAATTGGTGCAGGGGTGCTTCTTGGTCACCGTTTGGGTCTTCCACTGGTCTTCAATGTCAGGTGGACTATCCAGGGCGAGGGACATTTTGCAATTGCACCGTCCCCACTCTCCTACGTTCCAGTGCCAATTGGAGAACTGACCGACAAGATGACCTTTTCCCAGAGGGTCAAAAACGTCCTGATCtatcttttttcacatttacaaaTTATGTATGTCACAGATCCAAACTACATCCCCTTCGTCCACAAGCACTTTGGAAAGGATGTACATTACATGGAGCTGTTCCAGGCAGCAGACATCTGGCTGATGAGGAACGACTTCATCTTTGAGTTCCCACGACCCACAATGCCAAATGTCGTCTACATGTCAGGATTCCAGTGCAAACCCTCCAAACCCCTGTCCAAAGAGCTGGAGGACTTTGTCCAGAGCTCTGGTGAGCACGGAGTCATCGTTATGACTTTAGGAACCCTGGTAGAAAAACTTCCCAAGGACATCACTGAGGATATCGCTGCTGCTTTCGCCCAGCTCCCTCAGAAG GTCATCTGGAGGCACAAAGGACAAAGACCATCCACCCTGGGCAACAACACCTTAATGCTGGACTGGCTGCCTCAAAATGATCTCCTGGGTCACCCAAAGACCAGAGTCTTTGTGGCCCATGGAGGCACCAACGGAATCCAGGAGGCCATCTACCACGGCGTTCCCCTCGTTGGGCTACCGCTCATGTTTGACCAACAGGACAATTTCTCAAGGATGAAAGCCAGAGGTGTGGCCAAAGTCCTGGACATTGCAACTGTGAACAAGGACAACTTCCTGGAAGCTGTGAAGGAGGTCCTCTATGAACCGTCCTACAGAGAGAAGATGAAGACAATGTCCAACCTGCAGAGGGATCAGCCCATGAAACCACTAGACCGGGCCATGTTCTGGATTGAGTTTGTCATGAGACACAAGGGGGCCAAGCATCTGAGGACCGAGTCCTACAAGATGTCCACCATCCAGTACCACTCCATCGATGTGATGGCGTTCCTGTTGGCAGTTATTCTGATATTACTGACACTTGTCATCGCTGTGGTGAGGTTTTTGTGGCGGAGAGTGTTTTGTAGAACCAAAATCAAAAAGGAATGA
- the LOC121509364 gene encoding UDP-glucuronosyltransferase 2A2-like isoform X1: MYRLALVALAALLCTTNSVSGGNVLVFPLDGSHWINMKVIIEELHSRGHEITVMRPPDSWYIKPESPHYKSITLNSSGGFDEEQFGEFVATMIKMRREGASLWARLSLEYELVQQFYEMHRLLLIMVEELFENTEMMQSLQDAKYDLLLTDPGIGAGVLLGHRLGLPLVFNVRWTIQGEGHFAIAPSPLSYVPVPIGELTDKMTFSQRVKNVLIYLFSHLQIMYVTDPNYIPFVHKHFGKDVHYMELFQAADIWLMRNDFIFEFPRPTMPNVVYMSGFQCKPSKPLSKELEDFVQSSGEHGVIVMTLGTLVEKLPKDITEDIAAAFAQLPQKVIWRHKGQRPSTLGNNTLMLDWLPQNDLLGHPKTRVFVAHGGTNGIQEAIYHGVPLVGLPLMFDQQDNFSRMKARGVAKVLDIATVNKDNFLEAVKEVLYEPSYREKMKTMSNLQRDQPMKPLDRAIFWIEFVMRHKGAKHLRTESYKMSTIQYHSIDVMAFLLAVILILLTLVIAVVRFLWRRVFCRTKVKKE, translated from the coding sequence ATGTACCGACTGGCCCTGGTGGCACTTGCAGCTCTGCTCTGCACTACAAACTCCgtcagtggaggtaatgtcctGGTGTTTCCTCTGGATGGAAGCCACTGGATCAATATGAAAGTCATCATCGAGGAGCTGCACTCCAGAGGCCATGAGATCACAGTGATGAGACCTCCAGACAGCTGGTACATCAAGCCGGAGTCGCCACACTACAAATCCATAACTCTTAATTCTTCTGGCGGATTTGATGAGGAGCAGTTCGGGGAGTTTGTAGCAACAATGATCAAGATGAGACGAGAGGGCGCATCGCTGTGGGCTCGTCTGTCTCTGGAGTATGAACTGGTGCAGCAGTTCTATGAGATGCACAGGCTTCTACTGATTATGGTGGAAGAATTATTTGAGAATACAGAGATGATGCAGAGCCTTCAGGATGCCAAATATGACTTGCTTCTGACAGACCCGGGAATTGGTGCAGGGGTGCTTCTTGGTCACCGTTTGGGTCTTCCACTGGTCTTCAATGTCAGGTGGACTATCCAGGGCGAGGGACATTTTGCAATTGCACCGTCCCCACTCTCCTACGTTCCAGTGCCAATTGGAGAACTGACCGACAAGATGACCTTTTCCCAGAGGGTCAAAAACGTCCTGATCtatcttttttcacatttacaaaTTATGTATGTCACAGATCCAAACTACATCCCCTTCGTCCACAAGCACTTTGGAAAGGATGTACATTACATGGAGCTGTTCCAGGCAGCAGACATCTGGCTGATGAGGAACGACTTCATCTTTGAGTTCCCACGACCCACAATGCCAAATGTCGTCTACATGTCAGGATTCCAGTGCAAACCCTCCAAACCCCTGTCCAAAGAGCTGGAGGACTTTGTCCAGAGCTCTGGTGAGCACGGAGTCATCGTTATGACTTTAGGAACCCTGGTAGAAAAACTTCCCAAGGACATCACTGAGGATATCGCTGCTGCTTTCGCCCAGCTCCCTCAGAAGGTCATCTGGAGGCACAAAGGACAAAGACCATCCACCCTGGGCAACAACACCTTAATGCTGGACTGGCTGCCTCAAAATGATCTCCTGGGTCACCCAAAGACCAGAGTCTTTGTGGCCCATGGAGGCACCAACGGAATCCAGGAGGCCATCTACCACGGCGTTCCCCTCGTTGGGCTACCGCTCATGTTTGACCAACAGGACAATTTCTCAAGGATGAAAGCCAGAGGTGTGGCCAAAGTCCTGGACATTGCAACTGTGAACAAGGACAACTTCCTGGAAGCTGTGAAGGAGGTCCTCTATGAACCGTCCTACAGAGAGAAGATGAAGACAATGTCCAACCTGCAGAGGGATCAGCCCATGAAACCACTAGACCGGGCCATATTCTGGATTGAGTTTGTCATGAGACACAAGGGGGCCAAGCATCTGAGGACCGAGTCCTACAAGATGTCCACCATCCAGTACCACTCCATCGATGTGATGGCGTTCCTGTTGGCAGTTATTCTGATATTACTGACACTTGTCATCGCTGTGGTGAGGTTTTTGTGGCGGAGAGTGTTTTGTAGAACCAAAGTCAAAAAGGAATGA
- the LOC121509364 gene encoding UDP-glucuronosyltransferase 2A2-like isoform X3 yields MFQPMLMALAVLLCSSHSVSGGKILVFPVDGSHWINMKVIIEELHSRGHEITVMRPSDSWYIKPESPHYKSITINSTAGFDEEEFGEFVATMIRMRREGASLWARLSLEYEMLQQFYEMNRVQIVMMEGVFQNTELIQSLQDAKYDLYLTDPAIGGGALLGHRLGLPLVFNVRWTVRGEAHFDIAPSPLSYVPVPLAELTDKMTFPQRVQNILIYLFTWFQAWYATDPHFIPFVHKHFGKDVHYMELFQAADIWLMRNDFIFEFPRPTMPNVVYMSGFQCKPSKPLSKELEDFVQSSGEHGVIVMTLGTLVEKLPKDITEDIAAAQLPQKVIWRHKGQRPSTLGNNTLMLDWLPQNDLLGHPKTRVFVAHGGTNGIQEAIYHGVPLVGLPLMFDQQDNFSRMKARGVAKVLDIATVNKDNFLEAVKEVLYEPSYREKMKTMSNLQRDQPMKPLDRAMFWIEFVMRHKGAKHLRTESYKMSTIQYHSIDVMAFLLAVILILLTLVIAVVRFLWRRVFCRTKIKKE; encoded by the coding sequence ATGTTCCAACCAATGTTAATGGCACTTGCAGTGCTGCTCTGCTCATCACACTCAGTCAGTGGAGGGAAAATTCTGGTGTTTCCTGTGGATGGAAGTCACTGGATCAATATGAAAGTCATCATCGAGGAGCTGCACTCCAGAGGCCATGAGATCACAGTGATGAGACCGTCAGACAGCTGGTATATCAAGCCGGAGTCGCCACACTACAAGTCCATCACTATAAACTCTACAGCTGGATTTGATGAGGAGGAGTTCGGGGAGTTTGTAGCAACAATGATCAGGATGCGACGAGAGGGCGCGTCGCTATGGGCTCGTCTGTCTCTGGAGTATGAAATGTTGCAGCAGTTCTACGAGATGAACAGGGTTCAAATAGTCATGATGGAGGGAGTATTTCAGAACACAGAGCTGATTCAGAGCCTTCAGGATGCCAAATATGATTTGTATCTAACAGATCCTGCAATTGGCGGAGGGGCACTTCTTGGTCACCGTTTGGGTCTTCCACTAGTCTTCAATGTTCGGTGGACTGTCCGGGGAGAGGCACATTTCGACATTGCACCTTCCCCACTCTCCTATGTTCCAGTGCCATTGGCAGAACTGACCGACAAGATGACGTTTCCCCAGAGGGTCCAAAACATCCTGATCTATCTCTTTACATGGTTTCAAGCTTGGTACGCCACAGATCCACACTTCATCCCCTTCGTCCACAAGCACTTTGGAAAGGATGTACATTACATGGAGCTGTTCCAGGCAGCAGACATCTGGCTGATGAGGAACGATTTCATCTTTGAGTTCCCACGACCCACAATGCCAAATGTCGTCTACATGTCAGGATTCCAGTGCAAACCCTCCAAACCCCTGTCCAAAGAGCTGGAGGACTTTGTCCAGAGCTCTGGTGAGCACGGAGTCATCGTTATGACTTTAGGAACCCTGGTAGAAAAACTTCCCAAGGACATCACTGAGGATATCGCTGCTGCCCAGCTCCCTCAGAAGGTCATCTGGAGGCACAAAGGACAAAGACCATCCACCCTGGGCAACAACACCTTAATGCTGGACTGGCTGCCTCAAAATGATCTCCTGGGTCACCCAAAGACCAGAGTCTTTGTGGCCCATGGAGGCACCAACGGAATCCAGGAGGCCATCTACCACGGCGTTCCCCTCGTTGGGCTACCGCTCATGTTTGACCAACAGGACAATTTCTCAAGGATGAAAGCCAGAGGTGTGGCCAAAGTCCTGGACATTGCAACTGTGAACAAGGACAACTTCCTGGAAGCTGTGAAGGAGGTCCTCTATGAACCGTCCTACAGAGAGAAGATGAAGACAATGTCCAACCTGCAGAGGGATCAGCCCATGAAACCACTAGACCGGGCCATGTTCTGGATTGAGTTTGTCATGAGACACAAGGGGGCCAAGCATCTGAGGACCGAGTCCTACAAGATGTCCACCATCCAGTACCACTCCATCGATGTGATGGCGTTCCTGTTGGCAGTTATTCTGATATTACTGACACTTGTCATCGCTGTGGTGAGGTTTTTGTGGCGGAGAGTGTTTTGTAGAACCAAAATCAAAAAGGAATGA